GAGGACGATCGGCGGCGTGCGACGCGAGGAGTCGGATCCGGCGACGCGGCCGCTGGTGTCGGGGCTGGCCAGCGCGAACGACCGGACGCCGAGCGCGAAGAGGGCGGGTAGGCCCGCGCCGAGGAGGAGGGCGACGAGGGCGACCTGACCGACCGCGGAGAAGAAGAGGGGGAGCATGGCGGGATCCTTCAGACGTCGGCGGGCTGGGCGGCGGGGCGGGCGGACTTCTCGTCGGACCACTCGTCGTTGACGTTGTGCGCGCCGACGTCGTCCTTGCGCGAGCGGACGTAGACGGTGATCGCGACGGCGACGAGCACGAGCGTCATCGCGATGCCGCCCGCCGCCCCGCCGATGAGGTGGCCGAGCCACCACATGACCGCGCCGACGAGCGCGGCGGCCGGGAGGGTGATGATCCACGCCACGACCATGCGCAGCGCCACGCGCCAGCGCACCTGCGCGCCGGGGCGGCCGACGCCGGAGCCAAGGATGGAACCGGTGGCCACGTGCGTGGTGGAGAGGGCGAAGCCGAGGTGGCTGGAGGCCAGGATGACCGCGGCCGAGGAGCTCTCGGCCGCCATGCCCTGGTGCGTGTCGATCTCGACGAGGCCCTTGCCGACCGTGCGGATGATGCGCCAGCCGCCGATGTAGGTGCCGAGCGAGATGGCGAGCGCGCAGCTGATCTTCACCCAGAACGGCACCGACTCGGTGTCGGTCCAGCCGCCCGCCGCGATGAGCGCGAGCGTGATGACGCCCATGGTCTTCTGCGCGTCGTTCGTGCCGTGCGCGAGCGAGACGAGCGAGGCGCTGCCGATCTGGCCGATGCGGAAGGTGCGGTCGAGGCCGCGCCCGGCGAGGTTGCCGATGATGCGGAACACCAGCCAGGTGCCGACGGCGGCCACCGCCCCGGCGAGGATCGGCGACATGAGCGCCGGCAGGATCACCTTGCCCACGACGCCGTCGAGCTTGGATCCGTCGCCCGCCCAGTTCACGCCGTTCAGCCCGAGGCCCGCGAGCGTGGAGCCGATGAGGCCGCCGAACAGCGCGTGCGAGGAGCTCGACGGGAGGCCGAGCAGCCAGGTGAGCAGGTTCCAGACGATGCCGCCGATGAGGCCCGCGAGCACGATGAGCAGCAGCGCGGATCCGCCGCCCTGGAGGAGCGCCGGGTCGGGGGCGCCCGACTTGTCCTGGATCTTCACGACCGCGTTCGTGACCGTGAGCGCGACCTCGATGCTGAGGAACGCGCCCACCAGGTTGAGCACGGCGGAGAGGGTGACGGCGACCTTGGGCTTCAGCGCACCGGTCGCGATGGACGTGGCCATCGCGTTCGCCGTGTCATGGAAGCCGTTGGTGAAGTCGAAGGCGAGCGCCGTGACGACGACGAGCACGAGGAGAATGAATGGATCCACGGCGATGATCCTGCGCCCTGCTCGCCTGTCCCCTCTACGGGGGACCGCCGGGTTCACCCGCTGTTCACCCGCACCTGTGGACGGCCCCGCGCCGGCCCCGCCGCCCCGCCTCCCGGAAGGACCCCCGATGCCCGCCATCCCGACCGACGCCCCGCCCGCTCCCCCGGCCGTCGAGCTCGTCCCCGTCGACGTCGAGCGCGACCGCGAGGCGCTCCGGGCGTTCCTCACGTCGAACGCGTTCCCCTTCCACGTGCGCCCGGCCCCGACGACCGCGGACGTCGACGCGCGCATCGCCGACGGCGACTTCCAGGGGCCCGAGCACGAGGCGCTCTGGGTCGAGGTCGCGGGATCCGGCCGCGTGGGCCTCGTGGTGCTCGACGACCTCGAGGATCCGGGCGTGCTGTTCGACCTGCGCCTCGCGGAATCGGCGCGCGGCCGGGGGCTCGGCGTGCCCGTGGTGCGCGCGATGACGGAGCACGTGTTCCGCACGTACCCGCACGTGACGCGGTTCGAGGCGCAGACCCGCGACGACAACCGGGCGATGCGCCGCGTGCTCGTGCGCGCGGGCTTCGTGAAGGAGGCCCACTACCGCGACGGCTGGCCCGTCGCGGGCGGCGAGCCGCGCGCATCCGTCGGCTACGCGGTGCTGCGCCGCGACCACGAGTCGGGCACCACCACGCCCGTACCGGAGGACAACGAGGCGTGACCGGCGGCGCTCGCGCAGGGAAGCTGCGCGGGCAGCCGGTTCCACGCGCGGATCCCGCACGCGGGACACGATCTCGCGCCGAACCCGCCGTTACGGTGGAGGGACCGCACGCCACCCGCACGATCGGAGGTCGATCCATGTCCAGCGCCGCAGCAACCGCAGCCGTCATCGGTGAGCCCGAGGTCGTCGAGGACGTGACGCGCGTCGCCTCCTCCCCCGCCTGGCTCGCCCTCAAGGACGCCACCGTCGCGCTCCAGCCGATGCAGGCGAAGGACGGGTCGGTCCCCGACGCCGCGCACCACGCGGAGGCCGCGCGCCTCGTCGCGGTGATCCGCGACTCCGTCCGCGCGCTCGCCCCGCTCTTCCCGCACGACGCCGCGTACCTCGCCGCGCTCGACGTGGACTTCGCCCGCTGGGTCGACCAGGGCCTCGGCGTCCCCGACTTCCTCGACTCCCTGAACGCGTTCCAGCCGCAGCGCGACCGCGTCGACGGGATCCGGCACCTCGTCGTCTTCCCGATGACCACGCAGAACGGCAGCGCGTCGCGGCTCGTGGAGGCCGTGCTCATCGAGGTCGTCTGGCCCGAGTTCGTGGCGGAGCTGGAGGCGGGCGAGTACGGCAACGCGCTCTTCGTCCCCATCCGCTTCGTCGACTTCACGCCCGGCTACGACACCAACTCGGCCGTGCTCTTCCCCGAGACCGTCGCGATGCGCGAGATCCCGACCTTCACGTGGGGCGCGATCTTCGCCGACCGCGAGGCCGCCCGCTTCCGTCGCGTGGTGCGTCACGCCGCCGAAGTCACGAAGCTCGAGCTGCCGGAGGACGCCCGGCGCCTGCTCGACGACCAGCGGCTCGCGGAGGAGACCTTCGTGATGTGGGACCTCATCCACGACCGCACGCACATGCGCGGCGACCTGCCGTTCGACCCCTTCATGATCAAGCAGCGCATGCCGTTCTTCCTCTACTCGATCGAGGAGCTGCGCTGCGACCTGACCGCGTTCCGCGAGGCCGTCGCCATCCAGCGCCGGCTCGCCGCCATGGACCCGGCCGAGCGCACGCCCGGCGACGACGCCCTGCTGGAGCGCGCCGGCCTCGTGCAGCACGCGGTGATCTTCGACCGCATCTTCCGGTTCGCCATCACCGGATCCCGCGTGCGCAACTACGACGGCCTCGGCGGCCAGCTGCTCTTCGCGTGGCTGCACCAGCACCACGTGCTGCACTGGACCGACACGCGCCTCACGATCGACTGGGACGACGTCGCCGACGTGGTGGTCGCCCTCGCCGACCGCGTGAACGACCTCTACTGGCGCTCCATCGACCGGCCGAAGACCGCGCACTGGCTGGCCGCGTACGCGATGGTCACCGAGACGGTCACGCCGCACCCCGCGTCCACCTGGGCGAAGGGGCCGGACGCGCTGCCGCTCGACGGGCCGCCGAAGGGCCTCACCGACCTCGTGCTCGACGACGAGTTCCCGCTCAGCATGTTCTTCGAGGCGCTGGAGAAGAAGATGCGCGACGTCATCGGCTCCACGGCCGGGATCACGGGGCAGACGGCGTGAGCGTCGACGGCCGCGTGGTCGTGGTCGCGGGCGCGTCGAGCGCCGCCGGACGCGCGGTCGCGGCGGAGCTCACGGCGGCGGGCGCGCGCGTCGTCGCCGTCGGCACCGACGCGGGCCGGCTCGCGGACGTCGACGCGGAGCGCCTGGAGGTGTGCGACCTCGCCGACCACGCGGCCGTCGTGGACCTGGCCGCGCGGATCCGGGCGGACCTCGGGGGCGTCGACGGCCTCATCCACCTGGTCGGCGGCTGGCGCGGCGGCAACGGCCTCGAGGGCCAGACCGACGACGACT
This window of the Clavibacter sepedonicus genome carries:
- a CDS encoding inorganic phosphate transporter, yielding MDPFILLVLVVVTALAFDFTNGFHDTANAMATSIATGALKPKVAVTLSAVLNLVGAFLSIEVALTVTNAVVKIQDKSGAPDPALLQGGGSALLLIVLAGLIGGIVWNLLTWLLGLPSSSSHALFGGLIGSTLAGLGLNGVNWAGDGSKLDGVVGKVILPALMSPILAGAVAAVGTWLVFRIIGNLAGRGLDRTFRIGQIGSASLVSLAHGTNDAQKTMGVITLALIAAGGWTDTESVPFWVKISCALAISLGTYIGGWRIIRTVGKGLVEIDTHQGMAAESSSAAVILASSHLGFALSTTHVATGSILGSGVGRPGAQVRWRVALRMVVAWIITLPAAALVGAVMWWLGHLIGGAAGGIAMTLVLVAVAITVYVRSRKDDVGAHNVNDEWSDEKSARPAAQPADV
- a CDS encoding GNAT family N-acetyltransferase codes for the protein MPAIPTDAPPAPPAVELVPVDVERDREALRAFLTSNAFPFHVRPAPTTADVDARIADGDFQGPEHEALWVEVAGSGRVGLVVLDDLEDPGVLFDLRLAESARGRGLGVPVVRAMTEHVFRTYPHVTRFEAQTRDDNRAMRRVLVRAGFVKEAHYRDGWPVAGGEPRASVGYAVLRRDHESGTTTPVPEDNEA
- a CDS encoding DUF6421 family protein, which codes for MSSAAATAAVIGEPEVVEDVTRVASSPAWLALKDATVALQPMQAKDGSVPDAAHHAEAARLVAVIRDSVRALAPLFPHDAAYLAALDVDFARWVDQGLGVPDFLDSLNAFQPQRDRVDGIRHLVVFPMTTQNGSASRLVEAVLIEVVWPEFVAELEAGEYGNALFVPIRFVDFTPGYDTNSAVLFPETVAMREIPTFTWGAIFADREAARFRRVVRHAAEVTKLELPEDARRLLDDQRLAEETFVMWDLIHDRTHMRGDLPFDPFMIKQRMPFFLYSIEELRCDLTAFREAVAIQRRLAAMDPAERTPGDDALLERAGLVQHAVIFDRIFRFAITGSRVRNYDGLGGQLLFAWLHQHHVLHWTDTRLTIDWDDVADVVVALADRVNDLYWRSIDRPKTAHWLAAYAMVTETVTPHPASTWAKGPDALPLDGPPKGLTDLVLDDEFPLSMFFEALEKKMRDVIGSTAGITGQTA